Proteins found in one Cheilinus undulatus linkage group 9, ASM1832078v1, whole genome shotgun sequence genomic segment:
- the irf7 gene encoding interferon regulatory factor 7 isoform X2 codes for MQSPPKPQFASWLIQQVETGQYTGLCYVGQNKFRVPWKHNSRKDCNDEDSKIFKAWAVASGKINDFPNDKARWKTNFRCALNNLSERFKMVKDNSKNSDDPHKIYEIINTEYNYANLLAQDSLEDLEMDIQSSPIESFPSRNELNLLNSLVALDLGNHHPAEEQPWAENYGQSHPAVVESYPVAAENLQQPLPDQPSYYEVNLPPALSLQVQPSINDLEISIYYRKKEMLKTTLHTPRLQLHYHQEAPEFNVYNLCFPSTEGLLDQKQVEYTNRILNSIQRGLLLEVKDTGIYACRQDRCHVFASTSDPSVAHPDPRKLPQNTLEEILSFDKYVHELRQFKENNGGSPEYTINMCFGEKFPDGKPLEKKLIVVKVVPLICRYLHEMAQMEGFSSLHSANVSLQISHNSLIDLINTVFGLPSAEEPEQAATPFLPTI; via the exons ATGCAAAG CCCTCCCAAGCCTCAGTTTGCCAGCTGGCTCATCCAGCAGGTGGAGACAGGCCAGTACACAGGCCTGTGCTATGTGGGCCAGAATAAGTTCAGAGTCCCCTGGAAACATAACTCAAGGAAGGACTGCAACGACGAGGACAGCAAAATATTCAAG GCCTGGGCGGTTGCAAGTGGGAAAATCAACGATTTCCCCAATGACAAGGCTAGGTGGAAAACCAACTTCCGCTGCGCTCTGAACAACCTCTCTGAGCGCTTCAAGATGGTCAAAGATAACTCCAAGAATTCTGATGACCCTCATAAAATCTACGAGATCATAAACACAGAGT atAACTATGCAAACTTGCTTGCGCAAGACTCCCTAGAGGATCTGGAAATGGATATCCAAAGCTCTCCGATAGAGTCCTTTCCTTCAAGAAATGAG CTAAATCTGCTGAACAGTTTAGTGGCCTTGGATCTTGGGAATCATCATCCAGCAG AGGAGCAACCCTGGGCAGAGAATTATGGCCAGTCACATCCAGCTGTGGTTGAAAGCTATCCTGTGGCAGCAGAGAACCTCCAGCAGCCTTTACCTGATCAGCCATCTTACTATGAGG TAAATCTTCCGCCAGCCCTCAGTCTTCAAGTGCAGCCATCTATTAATGACCTGGAGATCTCCATCTACTACAGGAAAAAGGAAATGCTGAAGACGACACTGCACACTCCCCGTCTCCAGCTCCACTACCACCAAGAGGCCCCTGAGTTTAACGTTTATAATCTCTGCTTCCCGTCTACTGAGGGTCTGCTGGACCAAAAACAG GTTGAATACACCAACCGCATCCTCAACAGCATCCAAAGAGGTCTCCTCCTGGAGGTCAAGGACACAGGTATCTACGCCTGCAGACAGGACAGGTGCCATGTGTTTGCCAGCACTAGTGACCCCAGTGTGGCCCACCCAGACCCCAGAAAACTTCCCCAGAACACCTTGGAGGAGATCCTAAGCTTTGACAAATATGTGCATG AGCTGAGGCAGTTTAAAGAGAACAATGGCGGCTCTCCTGAATACACAATCAACATGTGCTTTGGAGAGAAGTTTCCAGATGGAAAACCCCTGGAGAAGAAGCTCATTGTAGTCAAG GTGGTCCCTTTGATATGCAGATACCTTCATGAGATGGCCCAGATGGAGGGTTTCTCGTCTCTTCACAGCGCAAACGTCAGCCTCCAGATTTCACACAACAGCCTAATTGATCTCATTAACACCGTCTTTGGTTTGCCATCAGCTGAAGAGCCAGAACAGGCAGCCACACCATTTCTACCTACAATCTGA
- the irf7 gene encoding interferon regulatory factor 7 isoform X1, giving the protein MQSPPKPQFASWLIQQVETGQYTGLCYVGQNKFRVPWKHNSRKDCNDEDSKIFKAWAVASGKINDFPNDKARWKTNFRCALNNLSERFKMVKDNSKNSDDPHKIYEIINTEYNYANLLAQDSLEDLEMDIQSSPIESFPSRNELNLLNSLVALDLGNHHPAAEEQPWAENYGQSHPAVVESYPVAAENLQQPLPDQPSYYEVNLPPALSLQVQPSINDLEISIYYRKKEMLKTTLHTPRLQLHYHQEAPEFNVYNLCFPSTEGLLDQKQVEYTNRILNSIQRGLLLEVKDTGIYACRQDRCHVFASTSDPSVAHPDPRKLPQNTLEEILSFDKYVHELRQFKENNGGSPEYTINMCFGEKFPDGKPLEKKLIVVKVVPLICRYLHEMAQMEGFSSLHSANVSLQISHNSLIDLINTVFGLPSAEEPEQAATPFLPTI; this is encoded by the exons ATGCAAAG CCCTCCCAAGCCTCAGTTTGCCAGCTGGCTCATCCAGCAGGTGGAGACAGGCCAGTACACAGGCCTGTGCTATGTGGGCCAGAATAAGTTCAGAGTCCCCTGGAAACATAACTCAAGGAAGGACTGCAACGACGAGGACAGCAAAATATTCAAG GCCTGGGCGGTTGCAAGTGGGAAAATCAACGATTTCCCCAATGACAAGGCTAGGTGGAAAACCAACTTCCGCTGCGCTCTGAACAACCTCTCTGAGCGCTTCAAGATGGTCAAAGATAACTCCAAGAATTCTGATGACCCTCATAAAATCTACGAGATCATAAACACAGAGT atAACTATGCAAACTTGCTTGCGCAAGACTCCCTAGAGGATCTGGAAATGGATATCCAAAGCTCTCCGATAGAGTCCTTTCCTTCAAGAAATGAG CTAAATCTGCTGAACAGTTTAGTGGCCTTGGATCTTGGGAATCATCATCCAGCAG CAGAGGAGCAACCCTGGGCAGAGAATTATGGCCAGTCACATCCAGCTGTGGTTGAAAGCTATCCTGTGGCAGCAGAGAACCTCCAGCAGCCTTTACCTGATCAGCCATCTTACTATGAGG TAAATCTTCCGCCAGCCCTCAGTCTTCAAGTGCAGCCATCTATTAATGACCTGGAGATCTCCATCTACTACAGGAAAAAGGAAATGCTGAAGACGACACTGCACACTCCCCGTCTCCAGCTCCACTACCACCAAGAGGCCCCTGAGTTTAACGTTTATAATCTCTGCTTCCCGTCTACTGAGGGTCTGCTGGACCAAAAACAG GTTGAATACACCAACCGCATCCTCAACAGCATCCAAAGAGGTCTCCTCCTGGAGGTCAAGGACACAGGTATCTACGCCTGCAGACAGGACAGGTGCCATGTGTTTGCCAGCACTAGTGACCCCAGTGTGGCCCACCCAGACCCCAGAAAACTTCCCCAGAACACCTTGGAGGAGATCCTAAGCTTTGACAAATATGTGCATG AGCTGAGGCAGTTTAAAGAGAACAATGGCGGCTCTCCTGAATACACAATCAACATGTGCTTTGGAGAGAAGTTTCCAGATGGAAAACCCCTGGAGAAGAAGCTCATTGTAGTCAAG GTGGTCCCTTTGATATGCAGATACCTTCATGAGATGGCCCAGATGGAGGGTTTCTCGTCTCTTCACAGCGCAAACGTCAGCCTCCAGATTTCACACAACAGCCTAATTGATCTCATTAACACCGTCTTTGGTTTGCCATCAGCTGAAGAGCCAGAACAGGCAGCCACACCATTTCTACCTACAATCTGA
- the phrf1 gene encoding PHD and RING finger domain-containing protein 1, with product MDEDDSQDELINRSTSHNKGKRAALWAISDDSEDSEVESEEGASGSGEEEEEDQLDGDDDEDDDDEEEEEEEEGNEEEDDDEEEEDVKAEGGAVGGTSADLAGISSDEDTDKCPICLNSFSSQPVATPESCEHYFCLDCILEWAKNANSCPVDRIAFSSIYLRKCFGGKVKKVITVKKPVKENQEETIDVDLEQTNCEVCGGSDREDRLLLCDGCDAGYHMECLTPPLDSVPVEEWFCPECESNNRNSRGSAEQVSDTESLPSSAGPTTSRSQTRAAQNRGAGPTRAIARTQQSERVRANVNRNRITQARTSQLAPTYLMQSTWLDETINAVVAGLNTAVYVRNFTPRAPTRRRRKTGKRRKVKKTSASKGKKGKVASTGVKRRKRKVRRTKSRRKLIPKKPTTARSRIANNLGIVKDKKSSSLPTVYRPSEHTLSNMRADIGAASLSIYGDPFDLDPFTDREEEEQQAHVTSLLEAKRRGISRSALRSHQPVARPFTASLSRRAVEVPQSGVVEATPVPDLLGSILTGQSMLLMDSSDVVINRDGSLKAAKPIMPSAIKPSCSKSSSSGDSSTHINPVMSPSQGDTPLPLHHNGDLPSSSHSSMSRPFSQSSSRLPPYTPPSASRIPPSSHSDLPPRGHPSVLPHQPVRPTHPSRHRGTNPAHSSSSSSTLDSSSKNNQPKKGPIKPMWVDVSVLPRIPKIKRESIDGTNDGGCQGAGSSSNQSSRSSREHISNSSSTSSVYGMPSTGMNSLAGDKGRQQSVDQQKGRAEGPSQRQRPDGAASSSAFSNSFSSSSSSTGFPSSQSRYSSSSVASSSVSFRINSSGNSWHSRRLSMPSSSTGGDSMPEPWSKKEEEVKKRQLHRDKQMLLASRTQVKKEQDVNNIYDPFNPTVSDSSSSDDEAESSQNVSHEVKAPSLEKKEGLMRNKLDLIHVKSERQETEVSLEEPRGASSPETPSPEVRCLEGFIKTEKESRSETQPETQTAFLDSRCKKESGLDDGKEAGMFGHGVKSLNSKKAGNTSPVHHSLVPVKTERETLEMNEGSVGTSSSAPPNCKNDSSASSSAPTKKKEKAEVKIDVETSSKSPSRNMAHKKKTAHTSKERHSSSPETERDRRRDHRGAWQKEKEREMKKSRDRSSRRSRSRERKRGRSTSESSHSISPEKSRRKRQRSRSRSKDRRRSRSGSSSSSREHSRRKKNKQRSKERNDGRRRDSEKRRLSKDKRHGRSCSSSLSKSRSRSRSKDRKRGRSRSKSRSKSRTRSRSKERRKDHTRFQPSSLSDRDKGESKSKDKRRRRSRSSSRERRKDKSSSSSKSAQKTSGACSSSSKDLKPSQEKKKEKDLTGSSLKEEKTAPVNKEEKTAPVNKEEKTAPVSKEEKTAPVSKEEKTASVSKEEKTAPVNKELTPLLTAASKVKNQSKEIKTDSQVTTADTGKEFKVKEIKKEKPPSLDMFEDSPVIKPIKEEVFDTDALEEVKEIQEEGNKDDPVKMEKCEILIIKSEPSSPELHPLPPVTSFSSLTPPAATDDLKDSVPQPPPEASDPPNAVESVVAVKQEVQQPSDSDDDFNVDVMLDSLDYVKSEPTEGNATSVKQEKDVEEGKNEGEQVSAVVGAKSKTHVKRVTWNIQEPEGPQPEKSASKVALYKLKLKQEGLRRPSSASLSTNQDITGNVSDPSRKGASGALSSSSKSDGTQPEGLPTTGAGESEEGDVLSKDKQYLKKLHMQERAVEEVKLAIKPFYQRRDINKEEYKEILRKAVQKVCHSKSGEINPVKVGNLVKAYVDKYKHARKHKKAEEAQTEKTSNSP from the exons ATGGATGAAGATGACAGCCAAGATGAGCTGATCAACCGCAGTACATCCCACAACAAAGGAAAAAGGGCAGCTTTATGGGCCATCTCAG ATGACTCGGAGGACAGTGAAGTGGAGTCTGAAGAGGGAGCATCAGGCAGTGgcgaggaagaagaggaggatcagCTAGAtggagatgatgatgaagatgatgatgatgaggaggaggaggaagaagaagaagggaatgaagaggaggatg atgatgaagaggaggaagatgtgAAGGCGGAGGGTGGAGCTGTTGGAGGAACCTCTGCAGATCTTGCAGGGATAAGTTCAGATGAGGACACAGACAAGTGTCCCATCTGCCTTAACTCCTTCAGCAGCCAGCCTGTTGCTACACCAGAGAGCTGTGAGCACTACTTCTGTCTTGACTGCATCCTTGAATGGGCAAAG AATGCAAACTCATGCCCTGTAGACCGTATTGCCTTCAGCAGCATCTACCTGAGAAAATGTTTTGGAGGCAAAGTGAAGAAAGTG ATCACAGTAAAAAAGCCTGTGAAGGAAAATCAGGAGGAAACAATAGATGTAGATCTGGAGCAGACCAACTGTGAGGTGTGCGGAGGCAGCGATCGAGAGGACCGCCTCTTGCTTTGTGATGGCTGTGATGCAGG GTATCACATGGAGTGTCTCACTCCCCCTCTTGACTCTGTTCCCGTAGAGGAATGGTTCTGCCCTGAATGCGAATCCAACAACCGTAACTCAA GGGGTTCAGCTGAACAAGTCAGTGATACAGAGAGTCTACCATCTTCTGCTGGTCCCACCACCAGTCGCTCCCAGACCCGTGCTGCCCAGAACCGTGGCGCTGGTCCAACCAGAGCTATTGCACGGACGCAGCAGAGCGAGAGGGTTCGAGCTAATGTCAACCGAAATCGGATCACACAGGCACGAACATCGCAG CTGGCTCCCACATATCTGATGCAGTCCACTTGGTTGGATGAAACTATTAATGCTGTGGTGGCTGGGCTCAACACAGCTGTTTATGTTCGTAATTTCACACCTCGAGCCCCAACTCGCCGCAGACGCAAAACTG GAAAGCGCAGAAAGGTCAAAAAGACATCAGCTTCTAAGGGTAAAAAAGGCAAAGTAGCAAGTACGGGAGTCAAGAGGAGGAAACGGAAAGTGAGACGGACTAAATCCAGAAGAAAACTG ATTCCAAAAAAGCCAACCACAGCTCGAAGTCGTATTGCTAATAATCTGGGGATtgtaaaggacaaaaaaagctCTTCACTGCCCACAGTGTATCGTCCATCAGAGCACACACTCAGCAACATGCGTGCTGATATAGGTGCTGCATCCCTCTCTATCTACGGAGATCCTTTTGACCTTGATCCATTTACGGATCG TGAGGAGGAAGAACAGCAGGCCCATGTTACATCACTGTTGGAGGCCAAGAGACGAGGAATCTCTCGCTCCGCACTTCGATCTCATCAGCCTGTAGCTCGGCCATTCACTGCAAGCCTTTCTCG GAGAGCTGTGGAAGTTCCCCAATCAGGTGTTGTGGAGGCCACTCCTGTGCCTGACCTGCTAGGCAGCATCCTCACAGGACAGAGCATGCTTCTGATGGACAGCTCTGATGTTGTTATTAATCGAGATGGGTCCCTTAAAGCTGCAAAGCCAA TTATGCCCTCTGCAATAAAGCCAAGCTGCAGCAAAAGCAGCAGCTCCGGTGATTCCAGCACCCACATCAACCCAGTGATGTCCCCCAGCCAAGGAGACACACCTTTGCCCCTCCACCACAACGGAGACCTACCATCATCCTCCCACAGCTCCATGAGCAGACCCTTCTCACAGAGCTCTTCTCGCTTACCCCCTTACACGCCCCCCTCAGCTAGTCGCATACCACCTTCTTCTCATTCTGATCTGCCACCCCGAGGCCATCCCAGTGTGCTGCCACATCAACCAGTCAGACCCACTCATCCCTCTCGCCATCGGGGAACAAATCCTGCCCACTCCTCTTCCAGTAGCTCCACCTTAGACTCCAGCTCTAAGAACAACCAACCTAAGAAAGGACCTATAAAGCCAATGTGGGTCGATGTCTCAGTTCTTCCAAGGataccaaaaataaaaagggaGAGCATTGATGGCACAAATGATGGTGGTTGTCAAGGTGCTGGCAGCAGCAGTAATCAAAGCAGCAGAAGTAGTAGGGAACATATTAGTAACTCCAGTTCTACCAGTAGTGTTTATGGCATGCCATCTACTGGCATGAACAGCCTGGCTGGTGACAAGGGAAGGCAGCAAAGTGTAGACCAGCAAAAAGGCAGAGCTGAAGGTCCATCCCAGAGGCAGAGGCCTGATGGAGCAGCCTCGTCATCTGCCTTTTCCAACTcattctcttcttcctcctcttccacTGGCTTTCCTTCCAGCCAGTCACGTTATTCCTCATCTTCTGTAGCTTCATCGTCTGTAAGTTTCCGCATTAACTCCAGTGGAAACTCATGGCATTCAAGGCGGCTCAGTATGCCATCATCCTCTACTGGTGGAGACAGCATGCCAGAGCCCTGGAgtaaaaaggaagaagaagtCAAAAAGAGACAGCTTCACCGGGATAAACAGATGCTTCTTGCATCACGCACCCAGGTCAAAAAAGAACAAGATGTTAATAATATCTATGATCCATTTAATCCCACTGTGTCAGACTCCAGCAGCTCGGATGATGAAGCTGAGAGCTCCCAAAATGTCTCACATGAGGTGAAAGCTCCTAGCTTAGAAAAGAAGGAGGGTTTAATGCGAAACAAACTGGACCTGATCCATGTAAAAAGTGAAAGACAGGAGACTGAAGTCTCACTGGAAGAACCAAGGGGAGCTAGTTCACCAGAAACCCCATCACCAGAGGTCAGATGCTTAGAGGGATTcataaagactgaaaaagaaTCGCGATCTGAAACTCAGCCTGAGACACAAACAGCATTTCTTGACTCTAGATGTAAGAAGGAGTCGGGGTTAGATGATGGAAAAGAGGCTGGCATGTTTGGGCATGGagtaaaaagtttaaattcaaAGAAAGCAGGTAACACTTCACCTGTTCATCACAGCCTTGTTCCtgtaaagacagagagagaaactcTTGAAATGAATGAAGGGAGTGTAGGAACTTCTAGCAGTGCTCCACCTAACTGTAAGAATGATTCATCTGCATCTAGCTCTGCTCCcaccaaaaagaaagaaaaggcagaggtCAAAATAGATGTTGAAACCTCTTCAAAGTCCCCATCTAGAAATATGGCccataaaaagaaaactgccCATACATCGAAGGAGCGACACTCTAGTAgtccagagacagagagagacaggagaagaGACCACCGAGGAGCCTGGCAGAaggaaaaggagagagaaatgAAGAAGAGCAGGGACAGGAGCTCTAGGCGATCAAGGTCGAGGGAGAGGAAAAGGGGCCGCTCAACATCTGAAAGCTCTCACTCCATTTCCCCTGAAAAGAGTCGTAGAAAGAGACAACGGTCCCGGTCACGATCAAAAGATAGGAGACGATCCAG GTCTGGTtccagctccagcagcagagagcATTCAAGACGAAAAAAGAATAAACAGAGAAGCAAGGAGAGGAATGACGGCAGAAGGAGAGACTCTGAGAAAAGACGTCTCTCAAAGGACAAGAGACATGGTCGATCTTGCTCATCATCTTTGTCAAAATCCCGCTCCAGATCTAGGTCAAAGGACCGTAAACGTGGTCGCTCTCGCTCAAAATCACGATCAAAATCACGGACAAGATCTAGATCcaaggaaagaaggaaagacCACACAAGATTTCAaccatcctctctctctgacagAGATAAGGGAGAGTCAAAGTCTAAAGACAAGAGGAGACGAAGGTCTAGGTCCAGCtccagagagagaagaaaagacaaaagctcatCATCATCCAAGAGTGCACAGAAAACTTCAGGGGCGTGTTCTTCGTCCTCTAAAGATTTAAAACCATCACAGgaaaagaagaaggagaaggatCTCACTGGAAGCTCCctaaaagaggagaaaactgCTCCTGTgaataaagaggagaaaactgCTCCTGTgaataaagaggagaaaactgCTCCTGTgagtaaagaggagaaaactgCTCCTGTgagtaaagaggagaaaactgCTTCTGTgagtaaagaggagaaaactgCTCCTGTGAATAAAGAGTTGACTCCTTTGCTCACTGCTGCCTCTAAGgtgaaaaatcaaagcaaagaGATCAAGACTGACAGTCAGGTGACAACAGCAGATACAGGCAAAGAGTTTAAGGTAAAAGaaattaagaaagaaaaaccacCATCTCTAGATATGTTTGAAGACTCTCCTGTTATTAAACCAATTAAAGAAGAAGTCTTTGACACTGATGCTTTGGAGGAAGTCAAAGAGATTCAGGAGGAGGGAAACAAAGATGACCCAGTGAAAATGGAGAAATGTGAAATCCTGATAATTAAATCCGAGCCAAGTTCCCCTGAATTACACCCGTTACCTCCTGTCACTTCGTTTTCTTCTCTCACACCACCTGCTGCCACTGACGACCTCAAGGATTCAGTCCCTCAACCTCCCCCAGAGGCCTCTGATCCACCAAACGCTGTCGAGTCAGTGGTGGCTGTGAAGCAGGAAGTTCAGCAGCCCTCAGACTCAGATGATGACTTTAATGTGGATGTGATGCTCGACAGCCTGGACTATGTGAAGTCCGAGCCCACGGAGGGAAATGCTACTTCTGTCAAACAGGAGAAGGACGTAGAGGAAGGGAAGAATGAAGGAGAGCAGGTGTCGGCTGTCGTGGGAGCAAAATCCAAGACTCACGTGAAGAGGGTCACCTGGAATATACAGGAACCTGAGGGGCCACAACCAGAGAAATCTGCAAGCA aagTGGCCCTTTATAAATTGAAGCTGAAGCAGGAAGGACTTCGCAGACCCTCCTCAGCATCACTGTCAACCAATCAG GACATCACCGGAAATGTAAGTGACCCCTCCAGAAAGGGTGCTAGTGGTGCACTCAGTAGCTCCTCTAAATCAGATGGTACACAGCCAGAAGGTTTACCAACAACTGGAGCTGGAGAGTCAGAGGAAGGGGACGTGTTGAGTAAAGACAAG CAGTACCTGAAGAAGCTGCACATGCAAGAGAGAGCTGTAGAGGAGGTGAAACTCGCCATCAAGCCTTTCTATCAGAGGAGAGACATCAACAAGGAGGAATATAAAGAGATTCTTCGCAAAGCCGTCCAGAAG GTGTGCCACAGCAAGAGCGGGGAGATAAACCCAGTGAAGGTGGGCAATCTTGTCAAAGCGTATGTGGACAAGTACAAACATGccagaaaacacaagaaagcaGAGGAGGCTCAGACTGAAAAAACCTCTAACAGTCCCTGA